In Falco biarmicus isolate bFalBia1 chromosome 5, bFalBia1.pri, whole genome shotgun sequence, a single genomic region encodes these proteins:
- the WASHC1 gene encoding WASH complex subunit 1 isoform X3 — MHFSICKRCRAISSTERCLPPRISQRVEASRAQLQAISERVTLAQAKIEKIKGSKKAIKVFSSAKYPAPERLQEYSSIFAGAEDPAKQKWPRHKIQSKHRMLDEKALQEKLKYFPVCVSTKVHQEDDAEEGLGSLPRNISSLSSLLLFNTTENLYKKYVFLDPLAGAVTKTHVALETETEEKLFDAPLSITKRGQLDRQVAENYFYVPDLGQVPEIDVPSYLPDLPGIAADLMYSADLGPGIAPSAPSSAIPELPTFNTELAEPLQPDLQDAELLPPPPPPPPPPPPVMPTTVPPPPPLPQPTALSEPAQTASEDSSSAVPAASVQGAPKEVVNPSTGRASLLESIRQAGGIGKANLRSVKERKLEKKKQKEQEQVRATGQGGDLMSDLFNKLVLRRKGISGKGPGASGNPDAPGSPAGAFARMSDSIPPLPPPQQPAGEEDEDDWES; from the exons AAAGGTGCTTGCCTCCTAGGATCTCTCAGCGGGTGGAGGCCAGCCGGGCACAGCTTCAGGCGATCAGTGAGAGAGTCACACTCGCCCAAGCGAAGATTGAGAAGATAAAGGGCAGCAAGAAGGCTATTAAG GTATTTTCCAGTGCCAAGTATCCGGCCCCTGAACGGCTACAGGAGTACAGTTCAATTTTTGCTGGTGCAGAAGACCCAGCTAAACAGAAATGGCCAAGGCACAAGATTCAGAGCAAACACCGAATGCTGGATGAAAAAGCTCTGCAG GAGAAGCTCAAGTACTTCCCTGTGTGCGTGAGCACAAAAGTTCACCAGGAGGATGACGCAGAAGAAGGCCTTGGCAGCCTCCCCAGGAACATCAGCTCCCTCAGCTCCCTACTGCTCTTCAACACCACTGAGAACCT GTACAAGAAGTATGTTTTCCTGGATCCTCTGGCTGGAGCAGTGACCAAAACCCATGTTGCTCTGGaaacagagacagaagagaagCTCTTTGATGCTCCTCTTTCCATCACCAAAAGGGGACAGCTGGACCGACAG GTAGCTGAAAATTACTTCTACGTGCCAGATCTGGGCCAGGTCCCCGAGATTGATGTGCCATCCTACCTGCCAGACCTACCTGGCATTGCCGCAGATCTCATGTACAGTGCTGATCTGGGCCCCGGCATCGCACCGTCTGCCCCTAGCAGTGCTATTCCAGAGCTGCCCACTTTCAACACTGAGTTGGCGGAGCCTTTGCAACCAG ACCTTCAAGATGCTGAGCTACTGccccctcctccaccaccacctccaccaccgCCTCCTGTTATGCCAACCACTGTGCCGCCACCAccgcccctgccccagcccacagccctcTCTGAGCCAGCCCAGACAGCAAGCgaggacagcagcagtgcagtgcCTGCAG CTTCAGTCCAGGGAGCCCCGAAGGAGGTTGTGAACCCCTCTACTGGGCGTGCCAGTCTCCTGGAGTCTATCCGCCAGGCTGGTGGCATTGGCAAGGCCAACCTCCGCAGTGTcaaggagaggaagctggagaagaagaagcagaaggaacaaGAACAAG tGAGAGCTACAGGACAAGGTGGAGATCTGATGTCAGACCTCTTCAACAAACTGGTGCTGAGGCGCAAAG GTATTTCAGGAAAAGGGCCAGGAGCCTCTGGAAATCCTGATGCTCCTGGAAGTCCAGCTGGTGCCTTTGCTCGTATGTCAGACTCAATAccacccctcccacccccacagcagcccgcgggtgaggaggatgaggatgacTGGGAGTCATAG